In Agrobacterium tumefaciens, a single genomic region encodes these proteins:
- a CDS encoding copper chaperone PCu(A)C translates to MKTTKIITCTLFAASVSTAPAFAHATFVDGSAEQDSTIVAALQVPHGCDGGLATTEVQIKLPEGFISAKPQPKAGWELEIIKGDYQKTYKNHGKDITSGAVEVRWKGGNLPDEFYDTFAVQGKISGIEVGQDLPFKVTQLCGDKGKVSWDEVAAAGVDPHSLKSPAPTIKVAAKAHADGHDHSAMAMDMDVVKAGSLEVSGGTTKAMLPGQPVGGGYVTIKNTGDSDDKLVGVESSAAGRAEIHEMAMVNDVMKMRKLDDGIVIPAGRTVELKPGGLHMMFFNVKKPFAEGDKVPVTLVFEKAGKVEIVLSAGAAKGGNDHQHN, encoded by the coding sequence ATGAAAACCACCAAGATCATCACCTGCACTCTCTTCGCTGCATCGGTTTCGACCGCGCCGGCTTTTGCCCATGCCACTTTCGTGGACGGTTCGGCCGAACAGGACAGCACCATCGTTGCCGCCCTTCAGGTGCCGCATGGCTGCGATGGCGGGCTTGCCACCACGGAAGTGCAGATCAAGCTGCCGGAAGGCTTCATTTCCGCCAAGCCGCAGCCCAAGGCCGGCTGGGAACTGGAAATCATCAAGGGCGACTACCAGAAGACCTACAAGAACCACGGCAAGGACATCACCAGCGGCGCTGTCGAAGTCCGCTGGAAGGGCGGCAACCTGCCGGACGAATTCTATGACACCTTCGCCGTGCAGGGTAAAATCTCCGGCATCGAAGTCGGGCAGGACCTGCCTTTCAAGGTGACGCAGCTTTGCGGCGACAAGGGCAAGGTCTCCTGGGATGAGGTCGCAGCCGCCGGCGTCGATCCGCATTCGCTGAAAAGCCCAGCACCGACCATCAAGGTCGCTGCCAAGGCGCATGCGGACGGGCACGACCATTCCGCCATGGCCATGGATATGGATGTCGTGAAGGCCGGTAGTCTCGAAGTGTCCGGCGGCACGACCAAGGCCATGCTTCCGGGCCAGCCGGTAGGCGGCGGTTACGTGACCATCAAGAACACCGGCGACAGCGACGACAAGCTGGTCGGCGTCGAATCCTCTGCCGCCGGCCGTGCTGAAATCCACGAGATGGCCATGGTCAACGACGTCATGAAAATGCGCAAGCTTGATGACGGTATCGTCATTCCCGCCGGCCGGACGGTGGAGCTGAAGCCCGGCGGCCTGCACATGATGTTCTTCAATGTGAAGAAACCCTTTGCCGAAGGCGACAAGGTGCCGGTGACGCTGGTCTTCGAAAAGGCTGGCAAGGTCGAGATCGTGCTCTCCGCAGGCGCAGCCAAGGGCGGCAACGATCATCAGCATAATTGA
- the gcvT gene encoding glycine cleavage system aminomethyltransferase GcvT, whose product MDDTAALKTTPLHSLHISLGARMVPFAGYDMPVQYPAGVLKEHLQTRTSAGVFDVSHMGQVILKAKSGNNDDAALALEKLVPVDILGLKEGRQRYGFFTDENGCILDDLMITNRGDHLFVVVNASCKDADVAYMKAHLSDTCEITLLDDRALIALQGPRAEAVLAELWAGVSEMKFMDVQEVPLHDVPCIVSRSGYSGEDGFEISVPADKAEEIAKALLEHPDCEAIGLGARDSLRLEAGLCLYGNDIDTTTSPIEASLEWAIQKARRAGGDREGGFPGAERILGELKDGTSRRRVGLKPEGKAPVRGHSKLFADAEGKTEIGEVTSGGFGPSVEGPVAMGYVPVSHAAPGTAIFAEVRGKYLPVTVAALPFIKPTYKR is encoded by the coding sequence TTGGACGATACCGCCGCGCTGAAAACAACGCCGCTGCATTCCCTGCACATTTCGCTTGGCGCCCGCATGGTGCCCTTTGCCGGTTACGACATGCCCGTGCAATATCCGGCCGGCGTGCTGAAGGAACATCTTCAGACCCGCACCTCCGCCGGTGTGTTCGACGTGTCTCACATGGGCCAGGTGATCCTGAAGGCGAAGTCCGGCAACAATGACGACGCCGCACTTGCGCTTGAAAAGCTGGTGCCGGTCGACATTCTCGGTCTCAAGGAAGGTCGCCAGCGTTACGGTTTCTTTACCGACGAAAACGGCTGCATTCTTGATGATCTGATGATCACCAATCGCGGCGACCATCTTTTCGTCGTCGTAAATGCATCCTGCAAGGACGCCGATGTCGCCTATATGAAGGCGCATCTTTCCGATACCTGCGAGATCACCCTTCTCGATGACCGCGCCCTGATCGCGCTGCAGGGACCGCGCGCCGAAGCGGTGCTGGCAGAACTGTGGGCCGGCGTTTCCGAGATGAAGTTCATGGACGTGCAGGAAGTACCGCTGCATGACGTGCCCTGCATCGTTTCCCGTTCCGGTTATTCCGGCGAGGACGGCTTTGAAATTTCCGTGCCGGCAGACAAGGCCGAAGAGATCGCCAAGGCCCTGCTCGAACATCCCGATTGCGAAGCCATCGGGCTTGGCGCACGCGACAGCCTGCGTCTGGAAGCCGGCCTTTGTCTCTACGGCAACGACATCGACACCACGACCTCCCCCATCGAAGCCTCGCTCGAATGGGCGATCCAGAAGGCGCGCCGCGCCGGTGGCGATCGCGAAGGCGGTTTTCCGGGTGCGGAACGCATTCTTGGCGAACTCAAGGACGGAACATCGCGCCGCCGTGTTGGCCTGAAGCCTGAAGGCAAGGCGCCGGTGCGCGGTCATTCGAAGCTTTTTGCGGATGCAGAAGGCAAGACGGAAATAGGTGAAGTCACCTCGGGCGGTTTTGGCCCTTCGGTCGAAGGCCCCGTTGCCATGGGATACGTGCCCGTTTCTCACGCTGCTCCCGGTACGGCGATCTTCGCGGAAGTGCGCGGCAAATACCTGCCCGTCACCGTCGCCGCCCTGCCCTTCATCAAGCCCACCTACAAACGCTAA
- the crcB gene encoding fluoride efflux transporter CrcB yields MINIALVATGGAIGSVFRYLVGVWSMRLAGPNFPWGTLAVNIVGSFLIGLLVELVARRLNASMEMRLFLVTGVLGGFTTFSSFSLDAVALFERGALGLSAVYILASLVVSIAAVFAGLALGRNLF; encoded by the coding sequence ATGATCAATATCGCTCTTGTCGCCACGGGCGGCGCAATCGGTTCCGTATTCCGTTATCTGGTCGGCGTCTGGAGCATGCGGCTGGCGGGGCCGAATTTCCCCTGGGGAACGCTTGCGGTCAATATCGTCGGGTCTTTCCTGATCGGTCTGCTGGTCGAACTTGTGGCGCGGCGGTTGAACGCATCCATGGAAATGCGCCTGTTTCTCGTCACCGGCGTGCTTGGCGGGTTCACCACATTCTCGTCCTTCTCGCTGGATGCGGTGGCGCTTTTCGAGCGGGGTGCACTCGGCCTTTCGGCCGTTTACATCCTTGCAAGCCTTGTGGTTTCCATCGCTGCGGTTTTCGCCGGGCTGGCCTTGGGCCGCAACTTGTTCTAA
- the gcvH gene encoding glycine cleavage system protein GcvH: protein MLKFTAEHEWLKFEGDIATVGITSHAAEQLGDLVFVELPEVGATFAKDGDAATVESVKAASDVYCPLDGEVVEINQAIVDDPSLVNSDPQGAGWFFKLKLSNVADADTLLDEAAYKELIA from the coding sequence ATGCTGAAATTTACCGCAGAACACGAATGGCTGAAGTTCGAAGGCGATATCGCCACCGTTGGCATTACCAGCCACGCCGCTGAACAGCTCGGCGATCTCGTCTTCGTCGAATTGCCGGAAGTGGGCGCAACCTTTGCCAAGGATGGCGATGCTGCAACCGTTGAATCCGTCAAGGCTGCCTCCGACGTTTATTGTCCGCTGGATGGCGAAGTGGTCGAAATCAACCAGGCGATCGTTGACGATCCCTCGCTCGTCAATTCCGATCCGCAGGGTGCCGGCTGGTTCTTCAAGCTGAAGCTTTCCAACGTGGCGGATGCCGATACGCTGCTCGACGAAGCAGCCTACAAGGAGCTGATCGCGTAA
- a CDS encoding endonuclease/exonuclease/phosphatase family protein, whose amino-acid sequence MRLICLNGWGGKLHDELVPYIALSDPDILCLQEVVHTPAATQDWLSYRDHGIELPQRANFFREVAEALPDHVAIFCPAAQGDLWHGETRYPSQWGLATFVRKSIAIIAQAQGFVHGVFSADGYGDHPRSRTGHAIRVFDFTTAQPVVIAHMHGLRDLDGKHDMPARLEQAKRLVQLVKNIAEDGDRVIVCGDFNVLPDSKTFAVLNELNLVELVTTRGFTDTRTSHYTKPNRYADYLLVNPVVKVGHFDVVRQPEVSDHCPLLLEFS is encoded by the coding sequence ATGCGTCTGATTTGCCTGAATGGTTGGGGCGGAAAGCTTCATGACGAACTCGTTCCCTATATTGCCTTATCCGACCCCGATATTTTATGCCTGCAGGAGGTGGTGCACACGCCTGCCGCCACACAGGACTGGCTGAGCTATCGCGATCACGGCATCGAACTACCGCAGCGGGCGAACTTCTTTCGCGAGGTCGCCGAGGCCTTGCCGGACCATGTGGCGATATTCTGCCCCGCGGCGCAGGGTGACCTCTGGCACGGCGAGACGCGATACCCTTCCCAGTGGGGGCTCGCCACCTTCGTTCGCAAATCCATCGCCATCATTGCGCAGGCACAGGGTTTCGTGCACGGCGTCTTCTCGGCTGATGGATATGGCGATCATCCGCGATCACGCACGGGCCATGCCATCAGGGTTTTCGATTTCACGACCGCTCAACCTGTCGTCATTGCCCATATGCATGGGCTGCGCGACCTCGACGGCAAACATGATATGCCTGCCCGGTTGGAGCAGGCAAAACGCCTTGTGCAACTCGTCAAGAACATTGCAGAGGATGGTGACCGGGTCATCGTCTGCGGCGATTTCAACGTTCTGCCTGACAGCAAGACCTTCGCCGTGTTGAATGAGCTCAATCTTGTCGAACTCGTCACGACCCGTGGTTTCACCGATACCCGGACCTCGCATTATACCAAACCAAACAGATATGCGGATTACCTGCTGGTCAATCCGGTTGTGAAGGTCGGTCACTTCGATGTCGTGAGACAGCCTGAGGTCTCGGATCATTGCCCATTGCTGCTTGAATTCAGCTGA
- a CDS encoding ATP12 family chaperone protein: protein MRDLLNDLSEGLSHPDPILRAQIQMQKPLPKRFYKDVTVAEVEEGGFTILLDGKPLRTPAKKPLVAPSRALAELLRDEWDAQKEVVNPVVMPVSRHVNTAIDGIANDTQAVFEDILRFSSSDLLCYRAGDPEALVARQTDHWDPVLDWAANVLGARFILVEGVMHRDQPREAIAAFAVTLKKYDTPIALAALHTMTSLTGSAILALALAESELTLEEAWALAHLDEDWTAEQWGEDEEALERRAVRLIDMRAALNVLESLKSTS, encoded by the coding sequence ATGCGTGATCTCCTGAACGACCTTTCGGAGGGCCTCAGCCACCCTGACCCGATCCTGCGCGCGCAGATCCAGATGCAGAAACCTTTGCCGAAGCGATTTTATAAGGATGTCACCGTTGCTGAGGTGGAAGAGGGCGGTTTCACCATCCTCCTCGACGGCAAGCCGCTGCGCACGCCCGCCAAGAAGCCGCTGGTCGCACCCTCGCGGGCGCTGGCCGAACTGCTCCGCGACGAATGGGATGCGCAAAAAGAAGTGGTGAACCCGGTCGTGATGCCCGTGTCGCGGCATGTGAATACCGCCATCGATGGTATCGCCAACGATACACAGGCGGTTTTCGAGGACATTCTCCGTTTTTCCTCGTCCGATCTCCTCTGCTATCGTGCTGGCGATCCGGAAGCGCTGGTTGCACGACAGACGGACCATTGGGATCCGGTTCTGGACTGGGCCGCCAATGTACTCGGCGCGCGCTTCATCCTCGTCGAAGGCGTCATGCATCGTGACCAACCGCGCGAAGCCATTGCGGCTTTCGCTGTGACGCTGAAGAAATACGATACGCCGATTGCGCTTGCCGCGCTGCACACCATGACATCTCTGACCGGCTCGGCCATTCTGGCGCTGGCATTGGCGGAAAGCGAGCTGACGCTGGAAGAAGCCTGGGCGCTCGCTCATCTGGACGAGGACTGGACCGCCGAGCAATGGGGCGAGGACGAAGAAGCGCTGGAACGCCGCGCCGTCAGGCTCATCGACATGCGTGCCGCCCTCAACGTTCTGGAGTCGCTGAAGAGCACCTCTTAA
- a CDS encoding DUF3008 family protein has translation MPAKSKAQQKAAGAALAAKRGEVKKSSLQGASKSMEKSMTEKELEDFASTKRKGLPEKKSD, from the coding sequence ATGCCAGCCAAATCGAAAGCCCAGCAGAAAGCGGCGGGTGCGGCACTCGCCGCCAAACGTGGCGAAGTGAAAAAATCGAGTTTACAAGGCGCTTCAAAAAGCATGGAGAAGTCCATGACAGAAAAGGAACTTGAGGATTTTGCGTCGACGAAACGCAAGGGCTTGCCGGAGAAAAAATCCGATTAG
- the gcvP gene encoding aminomethyl-transferring glycine dehydrogenase has translation MTTPTEFHFTDYQPYDFANRRHIGPSPSEMAEMLKVVGYKSLDALIDATVPSSIRQKVPLTWGAALTEREALDRLRETANKNQVLTSLIGQGYYGTITPPVIQRNILENPAWYTAYTPYQPEISQGRLEALLNYQTMVCDLTGLDVANASLLDEATAAAEAMAMCQRVAKSKATAFFVDANCHPQTIALIETRAAPLGWKVIVGNPFTDLDPVDVFGAIFQYPGTHGHVSDFSGLISRLHQTGAIAAVAADLLALTLLKSPGEMGADIAIGTSQRFGVPVGYGGPHAAYMAVKDAHKRSMPGRLVGVSVDARGNRAYRLSLQTREQHIRREKATSNICTAQVLLAVMASMYGVFHGPQGIKAIAQQTHQKAVLMAKGLEKLGYTIEPETFFDTITVEVGHMQGVILRSAVAEGVNLRKVGATKIGMSLDERTRPATLEAVWRAFGGNFSISDFEPEYRLPKELLRTSQYMTHPIFHMNRAESEMTRYIRRLSDRDLALDRSMIPLGSCTMKLNATAEMLPITWPEFSDIHPFVPANQALGYKEMIDDLSEKLCSVTGYDAFSMQPNSGAQGEYAGLLTIRNYHLANGGTHRDVCLIPTSAHGTNPASAQMVGMKVVPVKVRDNGDIDIDDFRAKAEQYAENLSCCMITYPSTHGVFEETVREICEITHKHGGQVYLDGANMNAMVGLARPGDIGSDVSHLNLHKTFCIPHGGGGPGMGPIGVKAHLAPHLPGHPATDGREGAVSAAPFGSPSILPISWSYCLMMGGEGLTQATKVAILNANYIAERLKGAYDVLYKSETGRVAHECIIDTRPLADSCGVTVDDVAKRLVDCGFHAPTMSWPVAGTLMIEPTESETKAEIDRFCDAMLAIREEARDIEEGRADKLNNPLKNAPHTVEDLVGEWDRPYSREKGCFPPGAFRIDKYWSPVNRIDNVYGDRNLICTCPPMEAYAEAAE, from the coding sequence ATGACGACGCCCACGGAATTCCATTTCACCGACTATCAGCCCTATGATTTCGCCAACCGGCGTCACATTGGGCCGTCGCCGTCGGAAATGGCGGAGATGCTGAAGGTCGTCGGCTATAAAAGCCTCGACGCCCTGATCGACGCCACCGTTCCTTCCTCGATCCGCCAGAAGGTGCCGCTCACCTGGGGTGCGGCGCTGACCGAACGTGAGGCGCTCGATCGTCTTCGCGAGACGGCGAACAAGAACCAGGTCCTGACCTCGCTGATCGGCCAGGGCTATTATGGCACCATCACGCCGCCGGTCATCCAGCGCAACATTCTGGAAAACCCCGCCTGGTACACGGCCTATACGCCCTACCAGCCGGAAATCAGCCAGGGCCGTCTTGAAGCGCTGCTGAATTACCAGACCATGGTTTGCGATCTGACCGGCCTCGATGTCGCCAATGCATCGCTGCTCGATGAAGCGACCGCAGCTGCCGAAGCCATGGCCATGTGCCAGCGCGTCGCCAAGTCCAAGGCAACCGCCTTCTTCGTGGACGCCAATTGCCACCCGCAGACAATCGCACTGATCGAGACCCGTGCGGCCCCACTCGGCTGGAAGGTGATTGTCGGTAATCCGTTCACCGATCTCGATCCCGTCGACGTGTTCGGTGCGATCTTCCAGTATCCCGGCACCCACGGCCATGTCAGCGATTTCTCCGGCCTGATTTCCCGCTTGCACCAGACGGGCGCGATTGCGGCCGTCGCCGCCGACCTTCTGGCGCTGACGCTGTTGAAGTCTCCGGGCGAAATGGGTGCGGATATCGCCATCGGCACCTCGCAGCGCTTCGGTGTTCCCGTTGGTTACGGCGGTCCGCATGCAGCCTATATGGCCGTCAAGGACGCGCATAAGCGCTCCATGCCTGGCCGTCTGGTCGGCGTTTCCGTCGATGCGCGCGGCAACCGCGCCTATCGCCTGTCGCTGCAGACCCGCGAGCAACATATCCGCCGCGAGAAGGCGACGTCGAACATCTGCACGGCGCAGGTGCTGCTCGCCGTCATGGCCTCCATGTATGGCGTCTTCCACGGCCCGCAGGGCATCAAGGCGATTGCCCAGCAGACCCACCAGAAGGCTGTCCTGATGGCCAAGGGTCTGGAAAAGCTCGGCTACACCATCGAGCCGGAAACCTTCTTCGACACGATCACCGTCGAAGTCGGCCATATGCAGGGTGTCATCCTGCGTTCGGCTGTTGCGGAAGGCGTGAACCTGCGCAAGGTCGGCGCGACCAAGATCGGCATGAGCCTCGACGAGCGCACGCGCCCGGCAACGCTGGAAGCCGTCTGGCGCGCTTTCGGCGGCAATTTCTCGATCTCGGATTTTGAGCCGGAATATCGCCTGCCGAAGGAACTGCTGCGTACCAGCCAGTACATGACGCATCCGATCTTCCACATGAACCGTGCCGAAAGCGAGATGACCCGTTACATCCGCCGTCTTTCGGACCGCGATCTGGCACTCGACCGCTCGATGATCCCGCTCGGTTCGTGCACCATGAAACTGAATGCCACGGCGGAAATGCTGCCGATCACCTGGCCGGAATTTTCCGATATCCACCCCTTCGTACCGGCCAATCAGGCGCTCGGTTACAAGGAGATGATCGACGATCTCTCGGAAAAGCTTTGCTCGGTTACCGGTTACGACGCCTTCTCCATGCAGCCGAATTCCGGCGCGCAAGGGGAATATGCGGGGCTTCTCACCATCCGCAACTATCATCTCGCCAATGGCGGCACACATCGTGACGTCTGCCTCATCCCCACCTCGGCGCATGGCACCAACCCGGCCTCGGCGCAGATGGTCGGCATGAAAGTGGTGCCGGTGAAGGTGCGGGATAACGGTGACATCGATATCGATGATTTCCGCGCAAAAGCAGAGCAGTATGCGGAAAACCTCTCGTGCTGCATGATCACCTATCCGTCCACCCACGGCGTGTTTGAGGAGACGGTTCGCGAGATTTGCGAGATCACCCACAAGCATGGTGGTCAGGTCTATCTCGACGGTGCCAACATGAACGCCATGGTCGGCCTTGCCCGTCCTGGCGATATCGGTTCGGACGTTTCGCATCTCAACCTGCACAAGACCTTCTGCATTCCGCATGGCGGCGGCGGTCCGGGCATGGGGCCGATCGGCGTCAAGGCGCATCTGGCGCCTCACCTGCCCGGCCATCCGGCGACGGATGGACGCGAGGGTGCTGTGTCTGCGGCTCCTTTCGGCTCACCGTCGATCCTGCCGATCTCCTGGAGCTATTGCCTGATGATGGGCGGCGAAGGGCTGACGCAGGCGACCAAGGTGGCGATCCTCAACGCCAACTATATCGCTGAACGGCTGAAGGGCGCTTATGACGTGCTCTACAAGTCCGAGACCGGTCGCGTGGCACATGAATGCATCATCGATACCCGACCGCTCGCGGACAGCTGCGGTGTGACGGTGGACGATGTGGCCAAGCGCCTCGTCGATTGCGGCTTCCACGCGCCGACCATGAGCTGGCCGGTTGCCGGCACGCTGATGATCGAGCCGACGGAATCCGAGACCAAGGCGGAAATCGACCGTTTTTGTGATGCGATGCTGGCGATCCGCGAGGAAGCCCGCGATATCGAAGAAGGTCGTGCGGACAAGCTCAACAATCCGCTGAAGAACGCGCCGCACACGGTGGAAGACCTGGTCGGCGAATGGGATCGCCCCTATAGCCGTGAAAAGGGCTGCTTCCCGCCCGGCGCCTTCCGCATCGACAAATACTGGTCGCCGGTCAACCGCATCGACAATGTCTATGGCGACCGCAACCTCATCTGCACCTGCCCGCCGATGGAAGCTTACGCCGAAGCGGCCGAATAA
- a CDS encoding MFS transporter produces the protein MFLASLDQFPIPSCIFFGAYFMTTIGVSAPHGGLPSGGLPRSGGISDRTLFALAALNFFLADARDGLGPFLDAFLATQGWSSLSLGMIATVGGLVGLLATPLCGALVDGTTWKRMLIAIPVILVTIGALITLIFPDAWIVWTGQIMTAVVGAVVGPALAGLTLGLVGERLFSHQISRNEFWNHGGNFASLFATYVVVTFFGMNGIIGLMLLTAAGALVATTAIDPARIDHKVARGLAEDKGEPGPSGIKVLLHERGLIFLAIILLVFHFGNAPMGRLIAQDFAIELQTPFRTTAIITGVAQFAMIFVAAMAPWLIRRFGLSTVFIVALVALPIRGLLASAFTDFWVIFPVQFLDGVGAGLLGIVTPVAVERILKGTGRFNVGLASVMMVQGIGASFSNVVAGWLVTNGGYSLSHLVGGGIAAIAIGLFLVYRNEIAPKQDDDGVSQ, from the coding sequence ATGTTTCTCGCCAGCCTCGATCAATTTCCCATTCCCTCTTGCATATTTTTCGGAGCATATTTCATGACGACTATCGGCGTTTCTGCACCGCATGGCGGCCTTCCTTCCGGCGGTTTGCCGCGTAGCGGCGGCATCTCAGACCGCACGCTTTTTGCCCTTGCAGCGCTGAATTTTTTCCTCGCCGATGCCCGTGACGGTCTCGGGCCGTTTCTGGATGCATTTCTGGCGACGCAGGGCTGGTCTTCGCTCTCGCTGGGTATGATCGCCACGGTCGGCGGCCTCGTCGGCCTGCTTGCCACACCGCTCTGCGGTGCGCTGGTGGATGGCACGACGTGGAAGAGGATGCTGATCGCCATCCCCGTCATTCTCGTGACCATCGGCGCGCTGATCACGCTGATCTTTCCGGACGCGTGGATCGTCTGGACCGGCCAGATCATGACGGCTGTGGTCGGCGCCGTGGTCGGTCCGGCCCTTGCCGGCCTCACACTCGGCCTTGTCGGCGAGCGCCTGTTTTCGCATCAGATCTCGCGCAACGAGTTCTGGAACCACGGCGGTAATTTCGCGTCGCTTTTCGCGACTTATGTGGTCGTCACCTTCTTCGGCATGAACGGGATCATCGGCCTGATGCTGCTGACCGCCGCAGGCGCTCTGGTTGCCACGACGGCCATTGATCCTGCGCGGATAGACCACAAGGTTGCGCGTGGCCTTGCCGAAGACAAGGGAGAGCCCGGGCCATCCGGCATCAAGGTGTTGCTGCACGAGCGCGGGCTGATCTTTCTCGCCATCATTCTGCTGGTCTTCCATTTCGGCAACGCGCCGATGGGCCGGCTGATCGCGCAGGATTTCGCCATCGAACTGCAGACACCTTTCCGCACCACCGCGATCATTACCGGTGTCGCGCAATTTGCCATGATTTTCGTCGCCGCCATGGCGCCATGGCTGATACGCCGTTTCGGTCTTTCGACCGTATTTATCGTCGCGCTCGTCGCCCTGCCCATCCGTGGCCTTCTCGCCTCGGCCTTTACGGATTTCTGGGTCATCTTTCCGGTGCAGTTTCTTGATGGCGTTGGCGCAGGCCTGCTCGGCATCGTCACTCCCGTCGCGGTGGAAAGAATCCTGAAGGGGACCGGCCGTTTTAATGTCGGCCTTGCCAGCGTCATGATGGTCCAGGGCATCGGCGCATCATTCAGCAATGTCGTTGCAGGCTGGCTGGTAACGAATGGCGGTTATTCGCTGTCGCATCTTGTCGGCGGTGGCATCGCGGCGATTGCGATCGGGCTTTTCCTTGTCTATCGCAACGAAATCGCGCCGAAACAGGATGATGACGGCGTTTCTCAATAG
- a CDS encoding RluA family pseudouridine synthase yields the protein MAGIEHIKVEADEAGMRLDRWFKIHYPGLGFGQLQKLLRSGQVRVDGGRVKTDARVQPGQMVRVPPVDSDMKTKTGPIGSRDLKHSDDAELLARMLLHEDDKVLVFNKPAGIAVQGGSGVNRHIDGLLEAWTSPKGEKPRLVHRLDRDTSGVLVVARTRGAAQKLTAAFRERDTKKTYWALVRGVPRKHQDKISTWLVKEQTPDGDRMRIAKHGEEGADHAISYYRVIDTAAQNLAWLEMEPYTGRTHQLRVHALHMGHPIIGDPKYYIDDPNWDFPGGVQKRLHLHARHIDIPHPNGGRLRVSAPLPPHMVQTWNLLGLDVADGDRED from the coding sequence ATGGCAGGTATCGAGCATATCAAGGTCGAGGCCGACGAGGCCGGTATGCGCCTCGATCGCTGGTTCAAGATTCACTATCCGGGGCTCGGTTTCGGGCAGCTGCAGAAGCTGCTGCGCTCGGGCCAGGTGCGGGTGGATGGTGGTCGGGTAAAAACGGATGCGCGGGTGCAGCCGGGACAGATGGTGCGTGTGCCGCCTGTCGATTCCGATATGAAGACCAAAACCGGTCCGATCGGATCGAGGGATCTCAAACATTCTGATGATGCCGAGCTTCTGGCGCGCATGCTGCTGCATGAGGATGACAAGGTTCTCGTGTTCAACAAGCCCGCTGGCATTGCCGTGCAGGGTGGTTCCGGCGTCAACCGCCACATCGACGGGCTTCTGGAAGCGTGGACCAGCCCGAAGGGCGAAAAGCCGCGTCTGGTGCACCGTCTGGACCGCGACACGTCAGGCGTGCTGGTGGTTGCCCGCACCCGTGGTGCCGCGCAGAAGCTGACGGCCGCTTTCCGCGAGCGCGATACCAAGAAGACCTATTGGGCGCTTGTTCGTGGCGTGCCGCGCAAACATCAGGACAAGATTTCCACCTGGCTGGTCAAGGAACAGACCCCCGACGGCGACCGCATGCGTATCGCCAAACACGGCGAGGAGGGGGCCGACCACGCCATTTCTTATTACCGTGTCATCGACACCGCCGCGCAGAACCTCGCCTGGCTGGAGATGGAACCTTATACCGGCCGTACGCACCAGCTTCGCGTTCACGCGCTGCATATGGGGCATCCGATCATCGGCGATCCGAAATATTATATCGACGATCCCAACTGGGATTTTCCGGGCGGCGTACAGAAGCGCCTGCACCTGCATGCCCGCCATATCGACATACCGCATCCGAACGGCGGCCGGCTTCGCGTCAGCGCACCCTTGCCGCCGCATATGGTGCAGACCTGGAACCTGCTCGGCCTCGACGTGGCAGATGGCGATAGGGAAGACTGA
- a CDS encoding HAD family hydrolase, whose product MKLVLFDCDGTLVDSAGLIHAVMSETFADFGKPRPDISQTKAIIGLTLDIAIARMLGRAHVDDEAAAMALRYKENYQPLKERFENATPLFDGIAPLIDMLSKRDDVLIGAVTGKGRRGLTQILESHGFADHFIVSRTADDCPSKPHPAMVTECCHETGMVPADTVVIGDAIYDMQMAKAAGAKAIGVAWGYASIEDLWKAGADAVVNHPNEIPAYVPADISE is encoded by the coding sequence ATGAAACTCGTCCTTTTCGATTGCGATGGCACGCTGGTGGACAGCGCCGGCCTGATCCATGCCGTCATGTCCGAGACCTTTGCCGATTTTGGAAAGCCGCGGCCTGATATTTCGCAGACTAAGGCGATCATCGGGCTGACACTGGATATCGCCATCGCCCGCATGCTGGGCAGGGCCCACGTAGACGACGAAGCGGCGGCCATGGCGCTGCGTTACAAAGAGAACTACCAGCCCTTGAAGGAGCGTTTCGAGAATGCGACACCACTTTTTGATGGTATCGCTCCGCTGATCGATATGCTTTCGAAGCGGGATGACGTGCTGATCGGCGCCGTCACGGGCAAGGGTCGGCGCGGCCTCACCCAAATTCTCGAAAGCCATGGCTTCGCCGATCACTTCATCGTCTCGCGCACGGCGGATGATTGCCCCTCCAAGCCGCACCCGGCCATGGTGACGGAATGTTGCCACGAAACCGGCATGGTTCCGGCCGATACTGTCGTCATCGGTGACGCGATCTATGACATGCAGATGGCGAAAGCGGCCGGCGCAAAAGCCATCGGCGTCGCCTGGGGGTATGCTTCGATCGAGGACCTCTGGAAGGCGGGCGCCGATGCAGTGGTCAACCACCCGAACGAAATTCCGGCCTATGTTCCGGCAGATATTTCTGAATGA